The following are from one region of the Rhizobacter sp. AJA081-3 genome:
- a CDS encoding acyl-CoA synthetase, whose translation MASRAPADHHASLHAGFRWQVPEFFNIAEVCCARWARDTPGAVAIRYEHEDGRAAQFSYADLQVNANRLSNALQRLGVQRGDRVAVVMPQRFETAVANMAIFQLGAVAMPLSMLFGPDALEYRLQHSEAVLAIVDESAIANLRAARPQCPTVRQVIAVGDAAGQGDIDWAAALAAERAEFTAVRTKADEAAVLIYTSGTTGPPKGALIPHRALIGNLTGFVCSQNWFPQDDAVFWSPADWAWTGGLMDALLPTLYFGREIVAYQGRFGAERALELMARHGVTHTFLFPTALKAMMKAVPRPREHHDLKLRAIMSAGEAVGDAVFAWCRDALGVTVNEMFGQTEINYIVGNCSIRWPARPGSMGRAYPGHRITVLDDEGRECPRGTPGDVAVHRRDVHGHPDPVFFLGYWKNDEATRAKFTGDPADSWCRTGDTAVMDADGYLWYQGRSDDVFKAAGYRIGPSEVENCLVKHPAVANAAVIPKPDRERGAVVKAFVVLAPGFEPGAALVEELQRHVRGKLAPYEYPKEIEFIAALPMTTTGRCSAKVLRLQEEARAKVVP comes from the coding sequence ATGGCTTCTCGCGCTCCTGCCGACCACCACGCCTCCCTGCATGCCGGTTTCCGCTGGCAGGTGCCCGAGTTCTTCAACATCGCCGAGGTCTGCTGTGCGCGCTGGGCGCGGGACACGCCGGGCGCGGTGGCGATCCGCTACGAACACGAGGATGGCCGCGCGGCGCAGTTCAGCTACGCCGACCTGCAGGTCAACGCCAACCGTCTGTCCAACGCGCTGCAGCGCCTGGGCGTGCAGCGCGGCGACCGCGTGGCGGTGGTGATGCCGCAGCGCTTCGAGACGGCGGTGGCCAACATGGCGATCTTCCAGCTCGGCGCTGTGGCGATGCCGCTGTCGATGCTGTTCGGCCCGGATGCGCTGGAGTACCGCCTGCAGCACAGCGAGGCGGTGCTGGCGATCGTCGACGAGAGCGCGATCGCCAACCTGCGCGCCGCGCGGCCGCAGTGCCCGACGGTGCGCCAAGTGATCGCGGTGGGCGATGCGGCCGGGCAGGGCGACATCGACTGGGCGGCCGCACTCGCCGCCGAACGCGCCGAGTTCACGGCGGTGCGGACGAAGGCCGACGAGGCCGCCGTGTTGATCTACACCAGCGGCACGACGGGCCCGCCCAAGGGCGCGCTGATCCCGCACCGCGCGTTGATCGGCAACCTCACTGGCTTCGTCTGCAGCCAGAACTGGTTCCCTCAGGACGATGCCGTGTTCTGGTCGCCCGCCGACTGGGCGTGGACAGGTGGATTGATGGACGCGCTGCTGCCCACGCTCTACTTCGGCCGCGAGATCGTCGCCTACCAGGGACGCTTCGGCGCCGAGCGCGCGCTCGAGCTGATGGCGCGCCATGGCGTGACGCACACCTTCCTGTTCCCGACCGCGCTGAAGGCGATGATGAAGGCGGTGCCGCGGCCGCGCGAGCATCACGATCTGAAGCTGCGCGCCATCATGAGCGCCGGCGAGGCGGTGGGCGACGCGGTGTTCGCCTGGTGCCGGGACGCGCTGGGTGTCACCGTCAACGAGATGTTCGGCCAGACCGAGATCAACTACATCGTCGGCAACTGTTCGATCCGCTGGCCGGCGCGGCCGGGCAGCATGGGCCGCGCCTACCCCGGCCACCGCATCACCGTGCTCGACGACGAAGGCCGCGAGTGCCCGCGCGGCACGCCGGGCGACGTGGCGGTGCACCGGCGCGACGTGCACGGCCACCCCGACCCGGTGTTCTTCCTCGGCTACTGGAAGAACGACGAGGCCACGCGCGCCAAGTTCACCGGCGACCCGGCCGACTCCTGGTGCCGCACCGGCGACACCGCAGTCATGGATGCCGACGGCTACCTCTGGTACCAGGGCCGCAGCGACGACGTGTTCAAGGCCGCGGGCTATCGGATCGGGCCGAGCGAGGTGGAGAACTGCCTCGTCAAGCACCCGGCAGTGGCCAATGCGGCGGTGATCCCCAAGCCCGACCGCGAGCGCGGCGCGGTGGTCAAGGCCTTCGTCGTCCTCGCCCCCGGCTTCGAGCCCGGCGCGGCGCTGGTCGAGGAACTGCAGCGCCACGTGCGCGGCAAGCTCGCGCCCTACGAGTACCCGAAGGAGATCGAGTTCATCGCCGCGCTGCCGATGACGACCACCGGCAGGTGCAGCGCAAAGGTCTTGCGCCTGCAGGAAGAGGCGCGCGCGAAAGTCGTACCCTGA
- a CDS encoding sigma-E factor regulatory protein RseB domain-containing protein: MKTVIGPFALAMLGLTAGNAAADGGCAAVAKAAQAALAQPRIHAAIDSPLDPEAVKMGMKPMLMHSIVIDRVQYSNAIRAGFSKTPLDSPEMRMLASDLGPFLVEQGCKAAGSERVAGREAQVLTASGDLGRGEIRFKLWIDKASGLPLRATSDEPDVDVEVLLDAASRKGKPGSAVKTAPNGKRVLATHAYLFGDAVKPPGAKGAVDSAALAALQALLKGTP, encoded by the coding sequence ATGAAGACTGTCATCGGTCCTTTCGCCCTGGCAATGCTGGGCCTGACGGCCGGCAACGCCGCCGCCGACGGCGGCTGCGCCGCGGTGGCGAAGGCAGCGCAGGCCGCGCTCGCGCAGCCGCGCATCCATGCCGCGATCGATTCGCCGCTCGACCCCGAGGCGGTGAAGATGGGCATGAAGCCGATGCTGATGCACAGCATCGTCATCGACCGCGTGCAGTACAGCAATGCGATCCGCGCCGGCTTCTCGAAGACGCCGCTGGACTCGCCCGAGATGCGCATGCTGGCCAGCGACCTCGGGCCCTTCCTCGTCGAGCAGGGCTGCAAGGCGGCCGGCAGCGAGCGCGTGGCCGGCCGCGAGGCACAGGTGCTCACGGCCAGCGGCGACCTGGGCCGCGGCGAGATCCGCTTCAAGCTGTGGATCGACAAGGCCAGCGGCCTGCCGCTGCGCGCCACCAGCGACGAGCCCGACGTCGACGTCGAGGTGCTGCTCGACGCCGCATCGCGCAAGGGCAAGCCCGGCAGCGCCGTGAAGACGGCGCCCAACGGCAAGCGTGTGCTTGCGACCCATGCGTATCTGTTCGGCGACGCGGTGAAGCCGCCGGGCGCGAAAGGCGCTGTCGACAGTGCCGCGCTCGCCGCCTTGCAAGCCTTGTTGAAAGGGACCCCATGA
- a CDS encoding CsgG/HfaB family protein — translation MKHESLHRHAVWLAATLLLSACGGTMPVQPQAVAAAAPMARLPYRGERVAVTIYEFRSSVPEIGARGATDMFKTALAGQGRFALVERARLNEGVIREKQINAAGQSTGKSAQKSLRAAEYIFEASITELSAGDRQTQGGVNVGGLQLGGGGASDALGIDVRIVDAASGEVRDAVAVRRPLKSSAAQVSGTATLVQTLRSMRGKEASPLVPDVSLQTSRKDSVDQALRGLINDAVAQLAARF, via the coding sequence ATGAAGCACGAATCCCTTCACCGACATGCGGTGTGGCTCGCCGCGACGCTGCTGCTCTCGGCCTGCGGCGGCACGATGCCGGTCCAGCCGCAGGCAGTTGCCGCTGCGGCGCCGATGGCGCGGCTGCCCTATCGCGGCGAACGCGTCGCGGTGACGATCTACGAGTTCCGCAGCAGCGTGCCCGAGATCGGCGCGCGCGGCGCCACCGACATGTTCAAGACGGCGCTGGCCGGCCAGGGCCGCTTCGCGCTGGTGGAGCGCGCACGGCTGAACGAGGGCGTTATCCGCGAGAAGCAGATCAACGCCGCCGGCCAGAGCACCGGCAAGAGCGCGCAGAAGTCGCTGCGCGCGGCCGAGTACATCTTCGAGGCCAGCATCACCGAGCTCAGCGCCGGCGACCGGCAGACGCAGGGTGGCGTCAACGTCGGCGGGCTGCAGCTCGGCGGGGGCGGCGCCAGCGATGCGCTGGGCATCGACGTGCGCATCGTCGACGCCGCCAGCGGCGAGGTGCGCGATGCCGTGGCCGTGCGTCGGCCGCTGAAGAGCAGCGCCGCGCAGGTCTCGGGCACCGCCACGCTGGTGCAGACGCTGCGCTCGATGCGCGGCAAAGAAGCCAGCCCGCTGGTGCCGGACGTGAGCCTGCAGACCAGCCGCAAGGACAGCGTCGACCAGGCGCTGCGCGGCCTCATCAACGACGCGGTGGCGCAGCTCGCCGCGCGCTTCTGA
- a CDS encoding serine/threonine-protein kinase, protein MNLARNDWSALLRLLDEALELPPAEREAWLAAREASLGALAPALRQLLDERRAIETGTFLQALPVLAAAPASAGLAMGQHIGPYALLRELGQGGMASVWLAERADGAHRREVALKLPWLGARARVIGERFAREREILSALTHPHIASVLDAGLDGAQPWLALEYVQGEPITAHAAKQALPTAARLRLFLQVLQAVQHAHAQLVIHRDIKPANVLVDERGQVKLLDFGVAKLLDDDGATQDTELTQLGGRAMTPQYASPEQVAGQTLGTASDVYSLGVLLHERHRPLRGHTPSSAPCPRRWKSMAPSAMAVDPATARALRGDIDTIVMKALAALPADRYSSAESMAQDIERNLQSMPIQARPASLGYRLRKALVRHRVAYGVASALSITLAAGLAATAWQAREARVEAARADRAKRFVLSIFQSADTGAGSGAATTALDLLRQARAKVDSDFRDDVAAQVELQTSIASGLIGFGQESEAVGLLEGVVQLATQRLGQSDRLTVQARRVLGEGLATQARSADAIVHLRETLAQARRLDDSTLIVESMQWLSRSLILSGSNDEAVSMAREATAIADREAARIDPTTRLYAWAWLANALSSARRPGELDAALKAEALAKQIFGTREVQPLIANHLAVGNAYLAEGRYAEAVATLGDSAARMKALLGAQHRDVAAAFGFLGRAQRDHGQPDAALDSLRTGLKATGSGDSKNSALHRAVSEQVMGDALNALGRHDEALAAVQRSLQAYEQAAGANSPLARNAYLTQSMALAGLGRLAEAERELRARRAGLDPKQALVVARFDNQLAAVLAASDRAEEALALAREASVKLRAAAPPVAASSALAVALAQLAAGHARDAIATVEPLLATLQANQHADSPLLAEARWLLGQALLADHRAEAAEPPLRQARDAWQRLNPQGRMADRTQVEHARAMRALGRPERSPGLRAAASRLACLPFKDDRAAATRW, encoded by the coding sequence ATGAACCTGGCCCGCAACGACTGGTCTGCGCTGCTGCGCCTGCTCGACGAAGCGCTCGAGCTTCCGCCGGCCGAGCGCGAGGCCTGGCTGGCCGCGCGCGAGGCGTCGCTGGGCGCGCTGGCTCCGGCGCTGCGCCAGTTGCTCGACGAGCGGCGCGCGATCGAGACCGGAACCTTCCTGCAGGCGCTGCCGGTGCTGGCGGCCGCGCCGGCCTCAGCCGGCCTCGCGATGGGCCAGCACATCGGGCCCTACGCGTTGCTTCGCGAGCTCGGCCAGGGCGGCATGGCCAGCGTGTGGCTGGCCGAACGCGCCGACGGCGCGCACCGGCGCGAGGTGGCGCTCAAGCTGCCCTGGCTGGGCGCGCGCGCCCGCGTCATCGGCGAGCGCTTCGCGCGCGAACGCGAGATCCTTTCGGCGCTGACGCACCCGCACATCGCCTCGGTGCTCGATGCCGGCCTGGACGGCGCGCAGCCCTGGCTCGCGCTCGAGTACGTGCAGGGCGAGCCGATCACCGCGCATGCGGCGAAACAAGCGCTGCCCACGGCGGCGCGGCTGCGCCTGTTCCTGCAGGTGCTGCAGGCGGTACAGCATGCGCACGCTCAACTCGTCATCCACCGTGACATCAAGCCGGCCAACGTGCTGGTCGACGAGCGCGGGCAGGTCAAGCTGCTCGATTTCGGCGTGGCCAAGCTGCTGGACGACGACGGCGCCACGCAGGACACCGAGCTCACCCAGCTCGGCGGCCGCGCGATGACGCCGCAGTACGCCTCGCCCGAGCAGGTCGCCGGCCAGACGCTGGGCACCGCCAGCGACGTCTACTCGCTCGGCGTGCTGCTTCACGAGCGCCACCGGCCGCTGCGCGGCCATACACCATCAAGCGCGCCATGCCCGCGGCGCTGGAAGTCGATGGCGCCCAGCGCGATGGCGGTGGACCCGGCCACGGCCCGCGCGCTGCGCGGCGACATCGACACCATCGTGATGAAGGCGCTGGCCGCGTTGCCCGCCGATCGCTACAGCTCGGCGGAGTCGATGGCGCAGGACATCGAGCGGAACCTGCAATCGATGCCCATCCAGGCGCGCCCGGCGAGCCTGGGCTACCGGCTGCGCAAGGCGCTCGTCCGGCATCGTGTGGCCTATGGCGTCGCTTCGGCGCTGTCGATCACGCTCGCGGCGGGACTCGCTGCCACGGCCTGGCAAGCGCGCGAGGCGCGTGTCGAGGCCGCCCGTGCCGACCGGGCCAAGCGATTCGTGCTCTCGATCTTCCAGTCGGCCGACACCGGTGCCGGCAGTGGCGCGGCCACCACGGCACTGGACCTGCTGCGGCAGGCGCGCGCCAAGGTGGACAGCGACTTCCGCGACGACGTGGCCGCCCAGGTCGAGCTGCAGACGTCGATCGCCTCCGGCCTCATCGGATTCGGGCAGGAGAGCGAGGCTGTCGGTCTGCTCGAGGGGGTCGTGCAGCTGGCGACACAACGACTCGGTCAGAGCGATCGCCTGACCGTCCAGGCCCGGCGCGTTCTCGGCGAAGGGCTGGCCACGCAGGCCCGCAGCGCCGACGCCATCGTGCATCTGCGCGAAACCCTGGCGCAGGCGCGCCGGCTCGACGACTCCACGCTCATCGTCGAATCGATGCAGTGGCTCAGCCGCAGCCTGATCCTCTCCGGCTCGAACGACGAGGCCGTGTCGATGGCCCGCGAGGCGACGGCGATCGCCGACCGTGAGGCGGCAAGGATCGATCCGACGACGCGCCTGTACGCCTGGGCCTGGCTGGCCAACGCGCTGAGCTCCGCGCGCCGCCCCGGCGAGCTCGACGCGGCGCTGAAGGCGGAGGCGCTGGCGAAGCAGATCTTCGGCACGCGCGAGGTGCAACCGCTGATCGCCAACCACCTGGCGGTGGGCAATGCCTATCTCGCGGAAGGCCGCTATGCCGAAGCCGTTGCGACCCTGGGCGACAGCGCCGCGCGGATGAAGGCGCTGCTCGGCGCGCAGCACCGCGATGTTGCCGCGGCCTTCGGCTTCCTCGGCCGGGCGCAGCGCGACCACGGTCAGCCCGACGCAGCGCTCGACAGCCTGCGGACGGGCCTGAAGGCGACGGGGTCGGGCGATTCGAAGAACTCGGCGCTGCATCGTGCGGTGTCGGAACAGGTCATGGGCGATGCCCTGAATGCGCTGGGCCGCCACGACGAGGCCTTGGCGGCCGTGCAGCGATCCTTGCAGGCTTACGAGCAGGCCGCCGGCGCGAACAGCCCGCTGGCGCGCAACGCGTACCTCACGCAGTCGATGGCCTTGGCGGGTCTGGGCCGGCTCGCCGAGGCGGAGCGCGAACTGCGGGCGCGGCGCGCCGGGCTCGATCCGAAGCAGGCATTGGTGGTCGCCCGATTCGACAACCAACTGGCGGCCGTGCTGGCCGCGAGCGATCGCGCCGAGGAGGCGCTGGCGCTGGCGCGCGAGGCGTCTGTCAAGCTGCGCGCAGCGGCACCGCCAGTCGCGGCTAGCTCGGCGCTGGCCGTGGCCCTGGCGCAGCTGGCCGCAGGCCATGCGCGAGACGCCATCGCCACCGTGGAGCCGTTGCTGGCCACACTTCAGGCGAATCAGCACGCCGATTCGCCCCTGCTGGCCGAAGCGCGCTGGCTGCTTGGGCAGGCCCTGCTTGCAGATCACCGAGCCGAAGCGGCCGAACCGCCGTTGCGCCAAGCACGCGATGCCTGGCAGCGGCTGAATCCGCAGGGCCGGATGGCCGACCGAACGCAGGTGGAACACGCACGGGCGATGCGCGCCCTGGGCCGCCCGGAACGATCGCCCGGGCTGCGGGCTGCCGCATCGCGCCTGGCTTGCCTCCCCTTCAAAGACGATCGGGCCGCCGCGACACGCTGGTGA
- a CDS encoding ECF-type sigma factor, with translation MSGDVTALIRSANQGAEGAVDRLYELLYAELRQIAHAKLRGGQGPTLLDTTSLVHESYLRLVKLQQLRLEDRSHFLAYAARVMRSVVVDLVRESRAERRGGDQLMVTFDTQAADAQPASSDEVLQVHEALQELAAIDERLVRVVEMRYFVGLEMDEIAQALGVAKRTVERDWEKARSFLYASLKRG, from the coding sequence GTGAGCGGCGACGTCACCGCGCTGATCCGCTCGGCCAATCAGGGCGCCGAGGGCGCGGTGGACCGGCTCTACGAACTGCTCTACGCCGAGCTGCGCCAGATCGCGCACGCCAAGCTGCGCGGCGGCCAGGGGCCGACGCTGCTCGACACCACTTCGCTGGTGCACGAGTCCTACCTGCGGCTGGTGAAGCTGCAGCAGCTGCGCTTGGAAGACCGCTCGCACTTTCTCGCCTACGCGGCGCGGGTGATGCGCTCGGTAGTCGTCGACCTGGTGCGCGAGAGCCGTGCCGAGCGGCGAGGAGGCGACCAGTTGATGGTCACCTTCGACACGCAGGCCGCCGATGCGCAGCCGGCCTCCAGCGACGAGGTGCTGCAGGTGCACGAGGCGCTGCAGGAGCTGGCCGCGATCGACGAGCGCCTGGTGCGCGTGGTCGAGATGCGCTACTTCGTGGGCCTGGAGATGGACGAGATTGCGCAGGCGCTCGGCGTGGCCAAGCGCACCGTGGAGCGCGACTGGGAGAAGGCGCGCAGCTTCCTGTACGCGAGCCTCAAGCGTGGCTGA
- a CDS encoding GNAT family N-acetyltransferase — MSASPPFTLRAAELRDVDAIVGLIRELAEFEQLTHLLQVTPQTLRPHLFGDKPVVEALVAEVDRNVVAFALFFTNFSTFLSRPGLYLEDLYVQPAQRGSGIGQALLARLGAIAVARGYGRFEWSVLDWNENAIRFYEKMGATVMPDWRICRVTGDSLRRLGEGSA, encoded by the coding sequence ATGAGCGCTTCACCCCCTTTCACCCTGCGCGCCGCCGAGCTGCGCGATGTCGATGCCATCGTCGGCCTGATCCGCGAGCTGGCCGAGTTCGAACAGCTGACCCACCTGCTGCAGGTGACGCCGCAGACGCTGCGCCCGCACCTGTTCGGCGACAAGCCCGTGGTCGAGGCGCTGGTCGCCGAGGTGGACCGCAACGTGGTCGCCTTCGCGCTGTTCTTCACCAACTTCTCCACCTTCCTGTCGCGCCCAGGGCTGTACCTCGAAGACCTGTACGTGCAGCCCGCGCAGCGCGGCAGCGGCATCGGCCAGGCGCTGCTGGCGCGGCTGGGCGCCATCGCGGTGGCGCGCGGCTACGGCCGCTTCGAGTGGAGCGTGCTCGACTGGAACGAGAACGCGATCCGCTTCTACGAGAAGATGGGCGCCACGGTGATGCCCGACTGGCGCATCTGCCGCGTCACCGGTGACTCGCTGCGCCGTCTCGGCGAGGGAAGCGCGTGA
- a CDS encoding alpha/beta fold hydrolase, whose protein sequence is MSSPVYVASRPARSLFVTVRGLRYHLLAWGDPALATPERPPLVLLHGWMDVAASFQFMVDALADDRYVIAADWRGFGLSDSGGGDSYWFPDYLGDLDALLEHPELGLAGQPVDLLGHSMGGNVVMIYAGVRPERIRRLINLEGFGMPQTVPAQAPKRYRQWLDELREPAELRRYASVAEVAARLRKTNPLLPEDKAAWLAPHWSRQGADGQWEILGDPAHKRTNPMLYRVDEVLACWKQVRAPLLWVDGDRTDIEKWWGHRYPRSEFDERLAAVAQVERHRLSPAGHMLHHDQPEALARRIESFLA, encoded by the coding sequence ATGAGCTCCCCCGTCTACGTCGCGAGCCGCCCGGCACGCAGCCTGTTCGTCACCGTGCGCGGCCTGCGCTACCACCTGCTCGCCTGGGGCGACCCGGCGCTCGCCACGCCCGAGCGACCGCCGCTGGTGCTGTTGCACGGCTGGATGGACGTGGCGGCCTCGTTCCAGTTCATGGTCGACGCACTGGCCGACGATCGCTACGTGATCGCCGCCGACTGGCGCGGCTTCGGCCTGAGCGACAGCGGCGGCGGCGACAGTTACTGGTTCCCCGACTACCTCGGCGACCTGGACGCGCTGCTCGAACACCCGGAGCTCGGCCTGGCCGGCCAGCCGGTCGACCTGCTCGGCCACAGCATGGGCGGCAACGTGGTGATGATCTATGCCGGCGTGCGGCCCGAGCGCATCCGTCGGCTGATCAACCTCGAGGGTTTCGGCATGCCGCAGACCGTGCCGGCGCAGGCGCCCAAGCGCTACCGGCAGTGGCTCGACGAACTGCGCGAGCCGGCCGAACTGCGCCGCTATGCCAGCGTGGCCGAGGTGGCCGCGCGGCTGCGCAAGACCAACCCGCTGCTGCCCGAGGACAAGGCAGCCTGGCTGGCGCCGCACTGGTCACGCCAGGGTGCCGACGGGCAGTGGGAGATCCTCGGCGACCCGGCGCACAAGCGCACCAATCCGATGCTTTATCGGGTGGACGAGGTGCTGGCCTGCTGGAAGCAGGTCCGTGCGCCGCTGCTGTGGGTGGACGGCGACCGCACCGACATCGAGAAGTGGTGGGGCCACCGCTACCCGCGCAGCGAGTTCGACGAGCGGCTGGCGGCGGTGGCGCAGGTCGAGCGGCACCGGCTCTCGCCGGCCGGGCACATGCTGCACCACGACCAGCCCGAGGCGCTGGCTCGACGGATCGAATCCTTCCTGGCCTGA
- a CDS encoding PolC-type DNA polymerase III gives MMGWFSRRGAAPADEGRWVVLDVESSGLDASRDRLLAIAAIALRREAGAPRITLGDSFEVVLRHEAAPVDKANILLHGIGVGAQGQGVEAAQALAEFERWVGASPLIGFHVAFDEALIQRAMRAALGRRLANPWIDLADVAQVVRPDVSGRSLDDWMAALGVQCAVRHQAAADTLATAELLLKLWPKVLDQREGDDWHALSRLAAQRRWLPR, from the coding sequence ATGATGGGCTGGTTCTCGAGGCGTGGCGCGGCGCCGGCCGATGAAGGGCGCTGGGTGGTGCTCGATGTCGAATCCAGCGGGCTGGATGCCTCGCGCGACCGCCTGCTCGCCATTGCCGCCATCGCCTTGCGCCGAGAAGCTGGCGCGCCACGCATCACGCTCGGAGACAGCTTCGAGGTGGTGCTGCGCCACGAGGCCGCACCGGTGGACAAGGCCAACATCCTGCTGCACGGCATCGGCGTGGGCGCGCAGGGCCAGGGCGTGGAAGCCGCGCAGGCGCTGGCCGAGTTCGAGCGCTGGGTGGGTGCCTCGCCGCTGATCGGCTTTCACGTCGCCTTCGACGAGGCGCTGATCCAGCGTGCGATGCGCGCTGCGCTGGGCCGACGCCTGGCCAACCCGTGGATCGACCTGGCCGATGTTGCGCAGGTGGTGCGGCCCGACGTGTCGGGCCGATCCCTGGACGACTGGATGGCGGCGCTCGGCGTGCAATGCGCGGTGCGTCACCAGGCGGCCGCCGACACGCTGGCCACTGCCGAACTGCTGCTCAAGCTGTGGCCGAAAGTGCTCGACCAGCGCGAGGGGGACGACTGGCACGCCTTGTCGCGCCTGGCAGCGCAGCGGCGCTGGCTGCCGCGCTGA